A single window of Rhinoraja longicauda isolate Sanriku21f chromosome 29, sRhiLon1.1, whole genome shotgun sequence DNA harbors:
- the LOC144607756 gene encoding interferon a3-like — MWLHRSWGGHLSRQSGTERRSLETKPLELVKLSMGVHAQDRIAIVHQTLHHLRRIYSMNLSSVTWVQATVEHFTLLLDRQLRELEVCVMKARTGSRARKNATILKYFKDLTKFLKQKGFSDCAWEITYAETRAHLQQLLLIMATISKEH; from the exons ATGTGGCTTCACCGCagttgg GGTGGCCACCTCTCCCGACAGAGTGGGACTGAGCGACGGTCGTTGGAAACCAAACCCTTGGAGCTGGTGAAACTTTCCATGGGGGTTCAT GCTCAGGACAGGATCGCGATTGTCCATCAAACACTGCATCACCTCCGCAGGATCTACAGCATGAACCTGAGCTCAGTAACGTGGGTCCAGGCCACAGTGGAACACTTCACACTTCTCTTGGATCGGCAGCTGAGAGAGCTGGAAGTCTGTGTCATGAAAGCAAGGACAGGGTCCAGGGCAAGGAAAAATGCCAcaattcttaaatattttaagGATCTGACAAAGTTTCTGAAACAGAAG GGATTCAGTGACTGTGCCTGGGAAATAACCTACGCTGAGACCAGGGCACATTTACAACAGCTCCTTCTCATCATGGCAACAATCAGCAAGGAACACTGA